From the genome of Psychrilyobacter atlanticus DSM 19335, one region includes:
- a CDS encoding Crp/Fnr family transcriptional regulator codes for MEGKFGVLEKIMSKDLVKNLRIKEYHRGEFLLTIDEHKIVYILEGTVYAVRYHGEKKIINPYFFNKNQFIGVNMYLQKDIRDWEMVAASKTVRAVVLDEKLLEGHLLNDAKILRFILERGAGAIRRGMRGFFIRSHGGAKVFFAFLLISNSVNGKMYFLKYGDIADVLNVGKSMLYKLTGELTEEGCIKKEKNYITILDEEKLMKYYEEYQY; via the coding sequence ATGGAAGGTAAATTTGGGGTTTTAGAAAAAATAATGTCTAAAGATTTAGTTAAGAATCTAAGGATCAAAGAATACCATAGGGGAGAATTTCTACTGACCATAGATGAACATAAAATTGTATATATTCTTGAGGGGACAGTATATGCTGTAAGATATCATGGGGAGAAAAAAATAATTAATCCATATTTTTTTAATAAGAATCAATTTATAGGTGTAAATATGTATCTGCAAAAAGATATAAGAGATTGGGAGATGGTGGCAGCATCTAAAACCGTAAGAGCAGTGGTACTAGATGAGAAACTCCTGGAAGGACATCTGTTAAATGATGCTAAGATCCTTAGGTTTATTTTAGAAAGAGGTGCGGGGGCCATAAGAAGAGGGATGAGAGGGTTCTTTATTCGTTCTCATGGAGGAGCCAAGGTATTCTTTGCATTTTTACTTATAAGTAATTCCGTGAACGGAAAGATGTATTTTTTGAAGTATGGTGATATTGCTGATGTTCTTAATGTAGGGAAGAGTATGCTCTATAAATTAACCGGTGAATTAACAGAGGAAGGGTGTATAAAAAAAGAAAAAAATTATATAACGATATTGGATGAGGAAAAACTTATGAAATATTATGAGGAGTATCAGTATTAG
- a CDS encoding OmpW family outer membrane protein — MKKVLLGLAALSAVSFAAQGDTYLNARFGGDLGASYTGYKEEGMDFLNDETDGFGGELALEGYKSITDNFDLGLGLAYQFHADRKKQGISEVGNEGEVSGAEYKSLPIYLTAKYNFNLDSDIKPYLKANLGYSFNFDGSDLEAKGTGTNTGQNYKMNADVENGLYWALGGGVEYKNFTVDLMYAVTKAETEVKELDGKEDNDYGRVVLSAGYRFDL, encoded by the coding sequence ATGAAAAAAGTATTATTAGGATTAGCAGCATTATCAGCAGTATCATTTGCTGCACAGGGAGACACATATTTAAACGCAAGATTTGGTGGAGATTTAGGAGCTTCATATACTGGGTATAAGGAAGAAGGAATGGATTTCTTAAATGATGAAACAGATGGATTCGGTGGAGAGCTAGCATTGGAAGGTTATAAAAGTATAACTGATAATTTTGATCTGGGTTTAGGTCTGGCATATCAATTCCATGCAGACAGAAAAAAACAAGGAATTTCTGAAGTTGGAAATGAAGGAGAAGTTTCTGGGGCAGAATATAAATCTTTACCCATCTATCTAACTGCAAAATATAATTTTAATTTAGATTCAGATATCAAGCCATATTTAAAAGCTAACTTAGGGTATTCGTTTAACTTTGATGGATCTGATTTAGAAGCAAAAGGAACAGGAACAAACACTGGTCAGAATTATAAAATGAATGCAGATGTAGAAAATGGTCTTTACTGGGCTTTAGGTGGAGGAGTAGAGTATAAGAATTTTACTGTAGATCTAATGTATGCTGTAACTAAAGCAGAAACTGAAGTTAAAGAACTTGACGGAAAAGAAGATAACGACTATGGAAGAGTTGTGCTTTCAGCTGGTTATAGATTCGATCTATAA
- a CDS encoding alanine/glycine:cation symporter family protein, with translation MVDFLNNILWSYVLIVGLIGVGIYFSVKTKFAQFRMLKEMVRLLTEGAADGVKGNKEEKGISSFQAFCISTASRVGTGNMAGVALAIAAGGPGAVFWMWMLALIGSASAFVESTLAQLYKVKDGDAFRGGPAYYMEKALKNRTLGIAFSILITVCFGLIFNSVQSNTIAMAFNGSFGISKTVVAVVLAVLTAVIIFGGVKRIASFVEKVVPVMAVCYVVVATVVIVMNITHIPAVFGMIIDGAFNFKSAAGGALGAALMQGIKRGLFSNEAGMGSAPNAAATATVSHPVKQGLIQALGVFTDTILICSATAFIILLSGYQSLSGDGIQMTQSALSMHLGNFGGIFIAVCIFLFAFSSVIGNYYYGEANIEFMTENKLWLQGYRAAVVMMVLLGGIAGLKVVWGLADLFMGFMALLNLYAILKLGPIAFRLLADYSDQRKQGLDPVLKAETVADLDGVECWTGSETATQKAGQKLKTI, from the coding sequence ATGGTAGATTTTTTAAATAACATTTTATGGTCATATGTATTGATAGTAGGTTTAATAGGTGTAGGGATATATTTCTCTGTAAAAACAAAGTTTGCTCAGTTTAGAATGTTAAAGGAGATGGTAAGACTTTTAACTGAAGGAGCAGCAGATGGAGTAAAGGGAAATAAAGAGGAAAAAGGGATATCGTCATTTCAGGCTTTTTGTATAAGTACAGCTTCTAGAGTAGGAACTGGAAATATGGCAGGGGTTGCGCTGGCTATCGCAGCAGGTGGACCAGGAGCAGTATTCTGGATGTGGATGTTAGCACTTATTGGTTCTGCATCAGCTTTTGTAGAATCTACTTTGGCACAACTATATAAGGTAAAGGATGGAGACGCATTTAGAGGCGGACCTGCATATTATATGGAGAAGGCTTTAAAAAATAGAACATTAGGAATAGCATTTTCGATCTTAATCACAGTATGTTTTGGACTGATATTCAACTCGGTTCAATCAAACACAATAGCTATGGCATTTAATGGGTCATTTGGAATAAGTAAAACTGTAGTTGCAGTTGTATTAGCAGTATTAACAGCTGTTATAATATTTGGTGGAGTAAAAAGAATAGCAAGTTTCGTAGAAAAAGTAGTTCCTGTAATGGCAGTATGTTATGTTGTTGTTGCAACGGTGGTTATAGTAATGAATATTACACATATACCAGCAGTATTTGGAATGATTATTGATGGTGCATTTAACTTTAAATCGGCAGCAGGAGGAGCACTGGGTGCGGCTCTTATGCAGGGTATTAAAAGAGGATTATTTTCCAATGAAGCAGGAATGGGTAGTGCTCCTAATGCAGCAGCTACGGCTACAGTAAGTCATCCGGTAAAGCAAGGGCTTATCCAAGCATTGGGAGTATTTACAGATACAATATTAATCTGTAGTGCAACAGCATTTATAATCTTATTATCAGGATACCAATCACTTAGTGGAGACGGGATCCAAATGACTCAGTCAGCACTTAGTATGCACTTAGGAAACTTCGGTGGAATATTTATAGCTGTATGTATCTTCTTATTCGCATTCTCTTCAGTAATCGGAAACTATTATTATGGGGAAGCAAATATTGAATTTATGACTGAAAATAAATTATGGTTACAAGGGTATAGAGCAGCAGTTGTTATGATGGTGTTATTAGGAGGAATTGCAGGATTAAAAGTAGTATGGGGATTAGCGGATCTATTCATGGGATTCATGGCTTTATTAAACCTGTATGCGATCTTAAAGTTAGGTCCTATTGCATTCAGATTATTAGCTGATTACTCAGATCAAAGAAAACAAGGATTGGATCCAGTTTTAAAAGCTGAAACAGTGGCAGACTTAGATGGTGTAGAGTGCTGGACTGGTTCTGAAACAGCTACACAAAAAGCAGGACAAAAATTAAAGACTATATAA
- a CDS encoding amino acid ABC transporter ATP-binding protein, giving the protein MLEVKGLHKNFGELEVLKGIDFSLKKGEIVSIIGPSGSGKSTFLRCLNYLEEPTKGSITIDSLKQEASNHKKKDIVSFRQKTSMVFQNYNLFKNKTALENITEALIIVKKIDKRSADKKGREIIKKIGLEGKEGFYPSELSGGQQQRIGIGRAMALENKLILLDEPTSALDPELVGEVLDLIRLLVSEHISMIIVTHEMKFAREVSDRVIFMEDGIIVDEGTSDEILVSPKNKRIESFLGKV; this is encoded by the coding sequence ATATTAGAGGTAAAAGGATTACATAAAAATTTTGGAGAATTAGAAGTTTTGAAAGGAATAGATTTTTCTCTGAAAAAAGGAGAGATTGTATCTATTATTGGGCCCTCTGGAAGTGGAAAATCAACTTTTTTAAGGTGTTTAAATTATTTGGAAGAGCCTACAAAGGGGTCTATAACAATAGATAGTTTAAAGCAGGAAGCGAGCAATCATAAGAAGAAAGATATAGTATCTTTTAGACAGAAGACATCTATGGTATTTCAAAACTATAATCTATTTAAGAATAAAACAGCACTAGAAAACATAACAGAAGCTCTTATAATAGTAAAAAAAATAGATAAAAGATCAGCTGATAAAAAAGGCAGAGAGATAATAAAAAAAATAGGATTAGAGGGGAAAGAAGGGTTTTACCCCAGTGAACTCAGTGGAGGACAGCAGCAAAGGATAGGAATAGGAAGGGCTATGGCTCTTGAAAATAAATTGATATTGCTGGATGAACCTACATCAGCTTTAGATCCAGAATTAGTAGGAGAGGTTTTAGATCTCATAAGACTATTAGTTTCTGAGCATATAAGTATGATAATAGTAACCCATGAAATGAAGTTTGCCAGAGAGGTATCTGACAGGGTTATCTTTATGGAAGACGGAATAATTGTAGATGAGGGAACCTCTGATGAAATTTTAGTATCTCCTAAAAATAAAAGGATAGAGTCATTTTTGGGGAAAGTATAA
- a CDS encoding amino acid ABC transporter permease, with the protein MDFKIEAMIGLFPILFKALGLTLKITFISTIISVLLGILVAVIRFFKVKVLYEITGLFVSFFRGTPLLVQLFLIYYGLPQVFPIFINMSAFTATVLGLSLHFSAYMAETIRGALSSVDKGQLEAGYSVGMNTIQVMVRIVIPQGIRVAIPSIVNISIDLLKSSSLAFTLGLADIMAKTQLEAASSYRFLESYLAVALVYWALVILLERVQKILEIRLNRGY; encoded by the coding sequence ATGGATTTTAAAATAGAAGCAATGATAGGGTTGTTCCCAATTTTATTTAAAGCTTTGGGACTGACATTAAAAATAACATTTATATCAACAATTATATCGGTTTTACTGGGGATACTAGTAGCAGTTATCAGATTTTTTAAAGTGAAAGTTTTATATGAGATAACGGGATTATTTGTATCTTTCTTCAGGGGAACTCCATTATTGGTACAATTATTTTTAATCTACTATGGATTGCCTCAGGTATTTCCTATATTTATAAATATGAGTGCATTTACAGCTACTGTACTGGGACTTAGTCTGCATTTTTCTGCTTATATGGCTGAAACTATAAGGGGAGCCCTGTCATCGGTAGATAAAGGACAGTTAGAGGCTGGTTACTCCGTTGGGATGAATACTATTCAAGTGATGGTAAGGATAGTTATACCTCAGGGAATAAGAGTTGCAATTCCTTCAATTGTAAATATCTCTATAGATCTATTGAAATCTTCATCTTTAGCATTTACCCTGGGGTTAGCCGATATCATGGCAAAGACACAACTGGAAGCAGCCAGTTCATATAGGTTCTTAGAGAGTTATCTAGCTGTGGCTTTGGTTTATTGGGCATTGGTAATTTTACTTGAAAGGGTTCAAAAAATACTAGAAATCAGATTAAATAGAGGTTATTAG
- a CDS encoding amino acid ABC transporter substrate-binding protein: MNRFKILLLGILLGTLFIACGKEESKKEVIRVGTSGGYYPFTYTENDELKGFDIDVWNEIGKRLGKDIEFKQAKFSGLFGMLDTGKIDTISNQITITDKRLEKYNFSVPYVYSGAQFFVAKGNPKGIMGIEDLAGRRVATEVGTNYEEIVRELSKKIDFETVVYNSGSLVKDVELGRVDTFMMDKVSIIELIKKNDLQIELLDKPAKYIANAFPFVKKEKNEIMMKEINETLDEMRADGTLVEISNKYFGMDITSN, from the coding sequence ATGAACAGATTTAAAATTTTATTATTGGGAATATTATTAGGAACTTTATTTATAGCATGTGGAAAGGAAGAGTCTAAAAAAGAGGTTATAAGAGTAGGAACTTCTGGTGGATACTATCCATTCACTTATACAGAAAATGATGAACTTAAAGGTTTTGATATAGATGTCTGGAATGAAATAGGAAAAAGATTAGGAAAAGATATCGAGTTTAAACAGGCTAAATTTAGTGGCTTATTTGGGATGTTAGATACGGGAAAGATAGATACAATATCTAATCAAATTACCATTACAGATAAAAGACTGGAAAAATATAATTTCTCAGTTCCGTATGTTTATTCTGGAGCTCAGTTCTTTGTGGCTAAAGGAAATCCAAAAGGAATAATGGGAATAGAGGATCTGGCAGGTAGAAGAGTTGCCACTGAAGTAGGAACAAATTATGAAGAAATAGTCAGAGAACTATCTAAAAAAATAGATTTTGAAACTGTGGTTTATAATTCAGGAAGTTTAGTTAAAGATGTAGAGCTAGGAAGAGTGGATACGTTTATGATGGATAAGGTATCTATCATAGAGTTGATCAAAAAAAATGATCTTCAAATTGAACTACTAGATAAACCGGCTAAATATATAGCCAATGCTTTTCCTTTTGTAAAGAAAGAAAAAAATGAAATTATGATGAAAGAGATCAATGAAACTTTAGATGAGATGAGAGCAGACGGAACTCTTGTAGAGATCTCTAATAAGTATTTTGGGATGGATATAACTTCAAATTAA
- a CDS encoding RrF2 family transcriptional regulator has translation MTTTKKSKYGLRALVYMACNPERKFSVKEISEKEDISKRYLEQIFLTLKKAGLIISSKGAQGGYVLARSPKEISVGDILNILEDTQDSPCCSSYNLEALESVLEKEVWEKIDDKIKELTENISLESLKDKYNDGRTDIYYI, from the coding sequence ATGACAACAACTAAAAAAAGTAAATATGGATTGAGAGCTTTGGTATATATGGCATGTAATCCAGAAAGAAAATTTAGTGTTAAGGAGATATCTGAAAAAGAAGATATTTCTAAGAGATATTTAGAGCAGATATTTTTAACTTTAAAAAAAGCAGGATTAATAATAAGCAGTAAGGGAGCTCAGGGAGGATATGTTTTAGCCAGGTCTCCAAAGGAAATAAGTGTTGGAGATATTTTAAATATATTGGAGGATACTCAAGATTCACCCTGTTGCAGCAGCTATAATTTAGAAGCTTTAGAATCTGTCTTGGAAAAAGAAGTATGGGAAAAGATAGATGATAAAATAAAAGAATTAACTGAAAATATAAGTTTAGAAAGCTTAAAAGATAAATACAATGACGGCCGTACGGATATTTATTATATATGA
- the lysS gene encoding lysine--tRNA ligase, giving the protein MNQTVENNDHIVLDKWNKVEEIKAMGIEPFGRKYSKLNMVEDIINSEVEFDKDPENYNETFQTAGRIMAFRPAGKKAVFGHIEDQTGRIQFYIRKDVVGDEAFEVISKIGTGDFIGIKGGVFKTGKGEFTLRAVEFEFLSKNIKPLPDKFHGLTDVETRYRQRYVDLIMNRDVKETFITRAKIVSFIRAFLTKKDFLEVETPIMHPIVGGASAKPFVTHHNALDMELYLRIAPELYLKRLIVGGFDKVFEINRSFRNEGISTRHNPEFTMMELYQAYADFEDIMDLTEEIITNTAKEVLGTTDVVYNGKEIKLEGFARIHMVDIIKDVTGVDFWPEMSVEAAKELAEANEVHLAPHMDTVGHIINEFFEQKCEETIVQPTFVMGHPVEISPLAKRTKDDGRFTDRFELFIDAREYGNAFSELNDPADQKSRFMDQVAEATKGNDEANAVVDEDYINALEYGLPPTGGLGIGIDRLVMLLTGSESIRDVLLFPHMRKK; this is encoded by the coding sequence ATGAATCAAACAGTTGAAAACAATGACCACATTGTCTTAGACAAGTGGAACAAGGTAGAAGAGATCAAAGCAATGGGAATCGAACCATTTGGTAGAAAGTACAGCAAGTTAAATATGGTAGAAGATATTATAAATTCAGAGGTTGAATTTGATAAAGATCCTGAAAATTATAATGAAACATTCCAAACTGCAGGAAGAATCATGGCATTCAGACCAGCAGGAAAAAAAGCAGTATTTGGTCATATTGAAGACCAAACTGGAAGAATCCAATTTTATATCAGAAAAGATGTAGTTGGAGATGAAGCATTTGAAGTAATCAGTAAAATTGGAACTGGAGATTTCATCGGAATCAAAGGTGGAGTATTTAAAACAGGAAAGGGAGAATTCACTCTAAGAGCAGTTGAATTTGAATTTTTATCTAAAAATATCAAACCATTACCAGATAAATTCCATGGTTTAACAGATGTAGAAACTAGATATAGACAAAGATATGTAGACCTTATCATGAATAGAGATGTAAAAGAAACATTTATAACTAGAGCAAAAATAGTTAGTTTTATAAGAGCATTCTTAACTAAGAAAGATTTCTTAGAAGTGGAAACTCCTATTATGCATCCAATCGTTGGTGGAGCTTCGGCAAAACCATTCGTAACACACCATAACGCTTTAGATATGGAATTATACTTAAGAATAGCTCCAGAATTATACCTTAAAAGGTTAATTGTTGGTGGATTTGACAAGGTATTTGAAATCAATAGAAGTTTTAGAAATGAAGGAATATCTACTAGACATAACCCTGAATTTACAATGATGGAATTATACCAGGCATATGCTGACTTTGAAGATATAATGGATCTTACAGAAGAGATCATCACAAACACTGCAAAAGAAGTACTTGGAACGACTGACGTTGTATACAATGGTAAGGAAATAAAATTAGAAGGGTTTGCAAGAATACACATGGTTGACATAATCAAAGATGTTACAGGTGTAGACTTCTGGCCTGAGATGAGTGTAGAAGCTGCTAAAGAATTAGCTGAAGCAAATGAAGTACACTTAGCTCCTCATATGGATACAGTAGGACATATCATCAATGAATTCTTCGAGCAAAAATGTGAAGAGACAATAGTACAACCTACATTTGTAATGGGTCATCCAGTAGAGATCTCTCCATTAGCTAAGAGAACAAAAGATGATGGTAGATTTACAGATAGATTTGAGTTATTTATCGATGCAAGAGAATATGGAAACGCATTCTCTGAGTTAAATGATCCAGCTGATCAAAAATCAAGATTTATGGACCAAGTAGCGGAAGCTACAAAAGGTAATGACGAAGCCAATGCAGTAGTAGATGAAGACTACATCAACGCATTAGAATATGGTCTTCCACCAACAGGAGGATTAGGAATTGGTATCGATAGATTAGTAATGTTATTAACAGGATCTGAATCTATTAGAGACGTATTATTATTCCCACACATGAGAAAAAAATAG
- a CDS encoding tetratricopeptide repeat protein produces MKKLILFMTILLGVNIGSYGAVNSSKEVDEVNKKIIKELSLFYGGYEKIYSSGIDKQNINFLLGEVEPKGAKKVEYDFQTIPNGKKIDLALDEKIELKNISEIKKLKVIGKTYKNSLVDLKKEGENLSITFSSIGEYKISFTEKNQVTKEIIFKKISKYQPFPEDIENNIEDSYNDGDFKFLNKNLLLLETFFPDSEEIEKGLFYALELNEKNKNYHMVRNISKVLVSKYKLDDEKKAEIIKIYLNALKELGETEEYLKFLEKLSTYDKKYELEYLDASINYKNYSSGAVKLAETQILIEPVPKILDYLGDYHYQLKDYNKAITYYKTSGNLEKLALIYLETDDKNSYETLKSGVNPEQLDKIKQIEIKYLDRKKLEKYIGTAEKYVQEGRLQEAELYYKRSLKKDISSELKNNIYYKLADLYYNLNELELAEKNLKFIDVKILDEEFFGDYYYLGGMIYYNLENYDESSKYFRTLIKKFPNTTLSNRGRIYILKIEKLNKNKLEKEVENESNS; encoded by the coding sequence ATGAAAAAATTAATATTATTTATGACCATCTTATTGGGGGTTAATATAGGATCTTATGGTGCTGTGAACAGTTCTAAAGAGGTAGATGAGGTCAATAAAAAAATAATTAAAGAACTATCTTTATTCTATGGAGGATATGAAAAAATATATTCTAGTGGGATAGATAAACAAAATATTAATTTTCTTTTGGGAGAAGTAGAACCTAAGGGAGCTAAGAAGGTTGAATACGACTTTCAGACCATTCCAAATGGGAAGAAAATAGACCTGGCTTTGGATGAGAAAATTGAGCTTAAAAACATATCTGAGATAAAAAAACTAAAAGTAATAGGAAAAACTTATAAAAATTCCCTTGTAGATCTGAAGAAAGAGGGAGAAAATCTGAGTATTACTTTTTCTAGTATAGGGGAATACAAGATATCTTTTACAGAAAAAAATCAGGTAACTAAAGAGATAATTTTTAAGAAAATTTCAAAGTATCAGCCGTTTCCTGAAGATATAGAAAATAATATAGAAGACTCCTACAATGATGGAGATTTTAAATTCTTAAATAAGAATTTATTGCTTTTAGAAACTTTTTTCCCTGATTCAGAGGAGATAGAAAAGGGCCTTTTTTATGCTTTGGAATTAAATGAAAAAAATAAAAACTACCATATGGTGAGAAATATCTCAAAAGTATTGGTAAGTAAATATAAATTAGATGATGAAAAAAAGGCAGAGATAATAAAAATTTATCTAAATGCTTTAAAAGAATTAGGAGAAACAGAGGAATATCTTAAGTTTTTAGAAAAATTATCCACCTATGATAAAAAATATGAACTAGAATACTTAGATGCTTCTATAAATTATAAAAATTATAGTTCAGGAGCTGTTAAATTAGCTGAAACTCAAATTTTAATTGAACCTGTTCCAAAGATATTAGATTATTTAGGAGATTACCATTATCAATTAAAAGATTATAATAAAGCAATTACCTATTATAAAACAAGTGGAAACTTAGAAAAATTAGCTCTTATATATTTGGAAACAGATGATAAGAATAGCTACGAGACCCTAAAATCAGGGGTGAATCCTGAACAATTGGATAAAATTAAGCAAATAGAAATAAAATATTTAGACAGAAAAAAACTTGAAAAATATATTGGAACTGCTGAAAAGTATGTTCAAGAGGGAAGGCTTCAAGAAGCCGAACTTTATTATAAGAGGTCTCTAAAAAAAGATATATCATCTGAATTAAAAAATAATATCTATTATAAATTGGCAGATTTGTATTATAATTTAAATGAGTTAGAATTGGCAGAAAAAAACTTAAAATTTATAGATGTTAAAATTTTAGATGAAGAGTTTTTTGGAGATTACTACTATTTAGGTGGGATGATCTACTATAACTTAGAAAACTATGATGAAAGTTCTAAATATTTCAGAACATTGATCAAAAAATTTCCAAACACTACCCTTAGCAATAGGGGAAGGATATATATATTAAAAATAGAAAAATTAAATAAAAATAAATTAGAGAAAGAGGTAGAGAATGAATCAAACAGTTGA
- a CDS encoding DUF1934 family protein, producing MKLRIRTTDSFGEKYDATFDATREENEKGVKYTYADEYAKVRIFILKDKMQIVRDGDIKSNKLLKENQKTSFSYRASYMNRNFEIFTKSLIIEEKKISAEYSIIEENAVVNELTLKIDEL from the coding sequence ATGAAATTAAGGATAAGAACAACAGATAGTTTTGGAGAAAAGTATGACGCTACCTTTGATGCGACTAGAGAAGAAAATGAAAAAGGTGTTAAATACACTTATGCTGATGAATATGCAAAGGTAAGAATATTTATCTTAAAGGACAAGATGCAGATAGTAAGAGATGGAGATATAAAGAGTAATAAGCTATTGAAAGAAAATCAAAAGACAAGTTTTTCTTATAGGGCATCATATATGAATAGAAATTTTGAAATTTTTACAAAATCTTTAATCATAGAAGAGAAAAAGATCAGTGCTGAATATTCTATAATTGAAGAAAATGCAGTTGTGAATGAATTGACACTAAAGATAGATGAACTATAA
- the rlmH gene encoding 23S rRNA (pseudouridine(1915)-N(3))-methyltransferase RlmH, which produces MVNVNIVCVGKVKEKYINMGIDEFTKRLSAYTRLKVIELKEDGNDKNRNQSMEKEAKQIIETISKNKGYSILMDIGGKKFSSEEMAKKIEQITVNGNSTINFIIGGSYGVTKEVRSAVDLRMSFSDLTFPHQLMRLILFEQVYRWFSILGNSKYHK; this is translated from the coding sequence ATGGTAAATGTAAACATTGTTTGCGTAGGAAAAGTAAAAGAAAAATATATCAATATGGGAATAGATGAATTTACTAAAAGGTTGTCTGCCTATACAAGGTTAAAAGTTATTGAATTAAAGGAAGATGGGAACGATAAAAATAGAAATCAATCTATGGAGAAGGAAGCCAAGCAAATAATAGAGACAATATCTAAAAATAAAGGGTATTCTATTCTAATGGATATTGGTGGGAAAAAGTTTTCATCGGAAGAGATGGCTAAAAAAATAGAACAAATAACAGTCAACGGGAACAGCACAATTAACTTTATTATTGGGGGATCTTACGGGGTTACCAAGGAAGTGAGAAGTGCCGTAGATCTAAGAATGAGTTTTTCAGACCTAACATTTCCTCATCAATTGATGAGACTTATATTGTTTGAGCAAGTTTATCGTTGGTTTAGTATATTAGGAAATAGTAAATATCATAAGTGA